Proteins encoded by one window of Aspergillus puulaauensis MK2 DNA, chromosome 4, nearly complete sequence:
- a CDS encoding uncharacterized protein (COG:S;~EggNog:ENOG410PRQZ;~SECRETED:SignalP(1-18)), translated as MKAAFFVLASLCSGGALGSALSSDKAILLHDGTSKTVDKRDLRAHLPGVSLSPPTNSLPSFIETGNDHSAPSSRLRKRDGAQFIIPLPDEEFLGWDISMSTIVHANEAEATVAMAQGQMVANGITVGSSFQATVEKFLQVGYSIDVSYTETATLTGTVTMTIPENRWGAIVSNPLTLRKKGYVFTGQPGSGQYESYQADSFTHDTYSYGENSLSWVKGVVTTCLGDSYPLKRCVGDGELK; from the coding sequence ATGAAGGCAGCCTTTTTCGTTCTTGCTTCCCTTTGTTCTGGCGGCGCACTTGGTAGTGCACTGTCCTCCGACAAAGCCATTCTCCTCCACGACGGTACCTCGAAGACCGTCGATAAGAGAGACCTGCGTGCCCACTTACCTGGTGTCTCTCTCTCGCCACCTACCAACTCTCTCCCGAGCTTCATTGAAACAGGGAATGACCATTCCGCGCCCTCGAGCCGTCTGAGAAAGCGCGACGGTGCACAGTTCATCATCCCCCTTCCTGACGAAGAATTCCTCGGCTGGGACATCTCCATGTCCACCATCGTCCATGCCaacgaagccgaagccaccgTCGCTATGGCACAGGGCCAGATGGTCGCCAACGGCATCACCGTTGGGTCGTCGTTCCAGGCAACCGTCGAGAAATTCCTACAAGTCGGCTACAGTATCGATGTTTCGTATACCGAGACTGCAACCCTCACCGGCACGGTCACCATGACAATTCCGGAGAACAGATGGGGTGCTATCGTCAGCAACCCATTGACCCTGCGCAAAAAGGGATATGTTTTCACCGGACAGCCCGGAAGTGGCCAGTATGAGTCCTACCAGGCGGATTCCTTTACGCATGATACCTATTCATACGGGGAGAACTCCTTGTCCTGGGTGAAGGGCGTTGTGACCACCTGCTTGGGTGATTCGTATCCTCTGAAGCGCTGTGTCGGGGACGGGGAGCTAAAATAA
- a CDS encoding uncharacterized protein (COG:S;~EggNog:ENOG410PSS4;~SECRETED:SignalP(1-19)), protein MKFTSHSLIFAALAAGVVADLHTQGVCIDTPGEGVVYNRDATEKACEAYKNRNTGSEQWDTCPDCTVLNEKDLLYYCESKDGHIGGDELNYYCTQNGAGDSVAW, encoded by the exons ATGAAGTTCACATCTCATTCACTCATATTTGCtgctcttgctgctgg CGTCGTAGCAGACCTCCATACTCAAGGCGTTTGCATTGACACCCCTGGCGAGGGAGTG GTTTACAACAGAGACGCAACAGAGAAGGCCTGCGAGGCTTATAAAAACCGAAACACCGGAAGCGAGCAATGGGATACGTGCCCTGACTGTACAGTTCTCAACGAGAAGGATCTGCTGTACTACTGCGAGTCGAAAGATGGCCATATTGGAGGAGACGAATTGAACTACTACTGCACGCAAAACGGCGCTGGAGACAGTGTTGCATGGTAG